The genomic stretch aagacaaaaaaacaaataaaaaaacatgaaccaaccaaccaatccagcatttttatttaatagcAATGGACCATccaaaactgaaattaaaaaaaaaagaacaagcaaatCTACTACAAATGGCATCAAAGTTGTCAGCAGTTCTCCACTATGCTCACTTTACTAAACAAGCATACTTTCTAACCACGCTCTGAATGTTTATCTTATATCCATAGGTAAGTGTATCTCTTACCACTCATCAAAGACATATCTCTTGgtaacagatggagaccactatGGAAAACCCAAAGTGGTCAAAATGTAGAAAACCAGTGGTTATGGGGGTACATTTCCAGCCTCAACTGATAGATACATGTACAATACAGCTCCTGTACATGACATAGGGAACATCTtggaagatggggcagaaagactgtaagagacagaggacTAGGAAATGTACTGTGCCAGTTTGTCTCCTAGAGATGACAGGGAAGCCTTTACCCATAATACAATATGGCTGCTGAATAAGACACGAACAGGGATAATGCTAATATTATGCTATATGAAAAACAGAACTATCACAGTGCTCTGTACCTAGATAAAGAACTGTAGGCAAGTAAGAAAGGCTGAGAATGGGGGAAGTAGTCTTTACCAGGGAAGACACCCCCCCACCCAACTGGTTACTCAAAAACAAGTGGTCAgcttggaaaccatgtacaaataaCACTAGAGGGACTGAATAGATTGAACTCATatattgaagtgtgtgtgtgtgtgtgtgtgtgtttctaacaGTGACAATTAGCAGGAGGTTATGACTTTGAGAAAAAAAGCTAGGGAGCTAATTACATGGGaaagatttaatttaaaactgATATGAATTATTAATAACAGCATCTAGAGGAGTTTATTAAACATGCTTAGGGCTATGTTTAATAAAAACTTGCAAGATATTTATACTTAAGACTCAAAGACATTACTGAGAGAAATGATTCAAATGAAGGTCTGAAAAAGTGATGAGACAGACCATGTTCGTGGATAAAGACGGGTTCAAATGGCGCTGGTTAAAATTTAGCACAGTTCTTACTCAAAGACCATTAAGTCTTTTGCAGGAGTTGACAAACTGACTCAAAAATTTCTATAGGAACATGACAACACAAAATAGATGCTAtcattttgaaaaagaacaaaattgaagGACTTGCATTCTGATTTTCTAAGCTTACTTGGCTGTAATGAGAGCAGCGTGGATCTGGTGTAAGGACAGTCACAAGCATCAGTGGAACAGTCCGAACAACTAGAATTAGAGTATCACACTACAGTCAGTTAAGTTTTGAGAAATCAATCAATCCAGCTTAATAGGAGAAAGGACAGTCTgcaaaacaactgaaaaaaattgTGAAGCAACTGGACACACAAAAGATGAATCTTTATGTTGATGTATCCTatgataaaacaaacagacaaaccctCCCCCAAGATGGATGATATGCCTAGTGTAAGGAATAATCTGTAGAAAGTTTAGTGAAGACGTAGGTGAAAATGCTCAAGACCTAGGGCTCAGCAAAGTGTCTGTACATACAGCACCAAAGTGTGACTCAAGAGACTGAACTTACAAAACTGAACTTGGTCTCAAAAACATGTGTGTGTCAGAATGAAACACAACACCATAGGCAAGGAGAAAATCTTTGTAAAGCAAATATTTGACAAAAGACCCATGTACTTAGAAGATATAAACCCTTCTTAAAACTCAATAGTTAGAAGACTAAATAAGTGTGAAAGTAAAattttcttggggctggagagatggctcagaggttaagcacactgactgctctttcagaggtcctgagttcaattcccagcaaccacacggtggctcacaaccatctgtaatgggaactgtTGCCCTGTTCTGgtatgtctgaggacagtgacagtggactcacatacataaaataaataaaatctttaaaaaaaacctttcatataaaaatatgaaagtattTGAATAAGCACTTCACTGAGAAAGATGTGCAAATAGGGAACAAGTTTATGGAAAGTTGCTTAGCATAGACAATGTAGAATTATAAATCAGAACTGTGATGTCACATGACATCCAATAGCATGGCTGTGGTTAAAGGATTTAGGGAACAGGAACTCACACTGCTGGTCAGagccattttgaaaaaaaatactgagttgGTTTCTTAAGCACAAATATATTAGAAAGCCTGTTATTCTACATTAATGTCgacttcaaagaaacaaaaacagatattTGTGCAGTTTTTCACATGAATATCCATGgcagtattttaaaatagcatgctACTTGGGACCAAGGTAGATGTCTAGCAACTGAATAATATACTAGCAAAGTGTATGAAGTGtgtattttatatagaaataaaaagaaaacaactctgGCACATGCTATACCACAGAGAAACCAaattatgctaagtgaaagggTCTGAactctgttctagtttgctttctattgctgtgatgaaacactatgagcagaagcaacttgaggaggaagcGCTTGTTTGGCTTATGTGTTCTTATCcaagttagggcaggaactcaggcagggcaagaacctggaggcaggagctggtgcagaggtcatggagaaatACTTTTTACTGCCTTACTCTCTATGGGTTGCATGCCCTACTGTTGACCACCAGCAAAGTGGCGACATCTCACagagggctgggccctcccacatcaacctttaatcaagaaaatcctcCCTGGCAGAAGCAAGATGATGAAAGGAATGCCATTCTTTGGAAATCGTTGCAATAAGACACACAAGTCATGCCGCTGCTGTGCCTCCAAAGCCTGCCACCTTCGGAAGTCCACCCGTGGCAAATGTGGCTACCCTGCCAAACACAAGAGAAAGCACAACTGGAGTGCCGAGGCTAAGAGACGAAACACTGCCAGAACTGGTCGGATGAGGCATCTAAGGATTGTCCATCGCAGACTCAGACAAGGATTCCATGAAGGAACAACACCCAAACCCAAGAGAGCAGCTGTTGCAGCATCCAGTTCATCGTGAGGATTTCAATcagtcataaaataaatgttctggtttaaaacaaaaaagccctATATACGTGCCTATAGGCTAATCTGATGGAGCCAGTTCTCAGCTGgagtttcttcttcccagatgactatagcctgtgtcaagttgacaaaaaccaatcAGCACAGAtgagttttcttggttttttggttttttggtttttggttttttttttttttttttggtaggaatCCCCTTGTAGGAAATACTCAGAAAGGTTAGTTTTGAGTTTTGCGAATGATTAAGGTGTCCTGCTGcattgggggcagggagggatggTTGCataatgaaaaacattaaaattattagtAAAAGCTTCAAAgaagacaagaggaaaaaaaatgggtattGATTAGgtggagacacaggagagaaagaacagagtgaTTCAGGGAATAGCACTGACATGCTCCAAGGCAAGAAAGAACTTCATGAGTTTGAGAGTAAAAAATGTTCTCTGTCAGTGATGGTTAAAGTACAAACATGTTTGAAAAGGCTGTGAGGGTGTCTGTTACTCTGTAAAGGCTGTGAGGGTGTCTGTTACTCTGTAAAGGCTGTGAGGGTGTCTGTTACTCTGTAAAGGCTGTGAGGGTGTCTGTTACTCTGTAAAGGCTGTGAGGGTGTCTGTTACTCTGTAAAGGCTGTGAGGGTGGCATACTTTGTATGAAAGCTGAAAAAGGAAggatgaaaatgaaaaagaaaaaggacaggaATGTTGGGTTAGTAAGTTAGGTCAGACCATGTGCTTTGTAAGTCAAAGTAGGAAAGTGGAATTTTAGTAACTGTTGATCCGCAATGAATGTATATATTCAGAAATAACCTGATTGCAGTGAATGATGAAATGATATGCTTAAATTAAGTAAATTTGCCAAGagaagttttaaaatgtgttaaaaaaTCCCTGCGTGGGAGACAGGTAAGAActtagagggagaaaaagaaaaggaaggggtgtATGGGGGGGGATTATGTCATTATGTTTCGATTTCAAGTTTTCCTTTTATATGACCCTTAAGTAGAAAAGTCCAGAAGCTAGGTTGACTGTGATCTTAGAGCTTTAAGGAAAGGCTTACACTTGTTTTCATGGAGTGGGTAAAGAGCCTTACAGGGGTGAGTCTGCGCACTCCAGCCCatgttgtgttgtttttaaaaaagtaacgTTACCTTTTGTTGTGTTTGCTGTTGACTAAAGAgtcaaaacatattttttttttttttttttggttttttcgagacagggtttctctgtgtagccttggctgtcctagaactctgtagaccaggctggccttgaactcagaaatccgcctgcctctgcctcccaagtgctgggattaaaggtgtgcgccaccaccgcccggctaaaacataatttttatatgAAGTTAAACATTTTAGAGTCCTGAAAGCCAAATTCctaaaatcacaaaagaactgataatcaaaatattttaaagaatggtATTCTTGGAAATATCTTGACAGGAGAGTCTATAGAGATGGCCAGCAGTTAGAAATTTATACAGTCCTggctgaggaccagagttttgcTCTCAGTACCCATGTCAGATGACTCATAATcagtaactctggctccaggggatcGGACACCTCTGGTCTACTTGGGTACCTGTTCTCACAAGCCTATACCATATATggacatatacatatgcatagtcaagaaggagaaaaataaatcttaaggaaaatatctatatattcatatattgatGATAGAGGATGGTAATCCTGACAGAtgtcaatttcttcttttttttctcagtttctctacATATACAGAGCATGCGTACACATAtgattgattaatttttaaaaaaatgtcaggatgccaataccaaaaaaaaaaaaaaaaaaaaaaaaagaggggactGCATTTTTGTCATGAGAATTGGTTAAAATTGGGAGTTTTGAATATGTTTCAAGTTTTTGATTCATTAGAATTTAACATTTTCAGTAATATTAGTAgatattggatttttttaaatttcaaaacctggttttatttttcattgtggaTTTTAAGTCTAAAGTTTActttaattataaagaaaaaggaaattggcATCCGTAGCCAGACTTAGCCAGAAGGGAAAAGGTTCTGTTCAGAGACAAATTCTGGCAGGGGAGCTAGGAACTTTATTCTTGTCTTCAGACTCCCTGCTGGTAGGAGCCACAGAGCTGACTGGCAGGTCTCCTAGTCAACTTTCATTCTTGGCCccatttcagctccttcctcACCTATGATCCCCCATCTCTCCTGGGGAAAGGCAACCAGGCTGAATAAAAGCAACAGGGTGGTTGTGTGATGGGGACCAGTGGTTCCCAGACACTGGGTTAAGAGGCCACCAAATTGATTTCACTGGAGAGCAAATTCAGATCTGAACCCAGGTTTTCAGAGGTGAAGGACATCTATTGATTTTCGTCACAGTCAGTTTACAACTGAAATGATCGCCATTTTAGCCGTGTCAGATTGCACAGATCTATTGGAAATGAGTGCCATTGCCCACTGGAAGCTGTTTTTCTTTGGACTGAATTCTATATTGTGCATCTTGCAGGGAATATAAAGTGATAGGACAGTGAGCAGCAGCCGGGAAATTCTCTGGTGATCATTACTTACCTCTACAGGCAAGTGAGGCAGCCAGGAGGGGAGGAAAGCTGGTCTGTGTTGAGAGCAACCATCCCTGCAGGGATATACTTCACCTCAGCCACCACCAGGATGTGGGGCCAAAATAACTTTTCTaagcccccagcccccactgttgctgttgttgagggCAGTGAGAAGAAAGAGCCTCTTAGTCCATGGAAGGGACATCTCTTATAGGCTTGGATTAGGGTAGGGCTGGGCTTCTTGGCTTAACAACATTAAACACACATTTAAAGTGAATCTATCTTTgcaagacatttaaaataattcaagttTCTTTCACAAGAATTTACCTTCTGATGATGGTCTTTCCTCTTTagaaaatgctaaaataaaaaagGCCTTCCTGTCTCTTTGTGAGGCTGGGGTTCACATTTGACATTTTTAGTCTGGCCACCTGAGAAATGGTTTTTGGATTGTTTCCTAGcaagtaaaaatttaaagtagGCATTTATCTACAGAAAGTATTCTAtcatctacttaaaaaaaaaaaaaaaaaacaaaacagaaacaacagaattaAGTATTTCTTTCAAGAACTTGAGTTCTGTTTTTGTGATATTCCAATGATAATCCATTGATATAACATCTGGATACATTTTACCCAAGTGATGAGCTTGTTCTGCCCTTTGTGAGCTACAGTGTGACAGCCACCAGGACACATTGTCCTCTTCTTTATCACTGTGGTCAATTTCATTACTGTTTCTTCAACACATCCAGAGTTTGAGTCCCAAATTTATAAAAAGTGTCATTTGTgtgcatattatatatgtgtaagcCCAAATGTGTGGTACATTAAACATACATAGTGTTATTATCACTGAAATTACTATACATGTGATGCCTGTAGTATTGATAGGCAAagtgaatgaaataaaatgtatcatGTTCCTTGTGTCTATCTGGGTCTCTTAGGTGATTTTTGGTATTTTAATCTTCATGACAAGGATGTTATGTGTATTCCTATTTTACTGATGGAAGCATGGAGGTTCAAATAGGTATTGACAAGGTAAGGAAGGAGATGCCCACTCTTGGAAAAATAAATCTCTGTTCTTCCCTCAAATCATGAGACTCCCAGGAAGGTCTCCAGGGAAGTTTTGATGCTCACTATGGTCCAGCCCTGGCTGATAGGATCTTTCCACCTAGCAAATCTTCTCATAGCTCACCACTGCCTACATCCCAGGGACTCATTACAACACTGTACAGAGGTATCATGAAAAAAGTCTacagaggatttaaaaaaaaaaaaaaaaaaacctcaagttaTAGTCTGTGTTATCTTGTCAACAAATCTGTTATTGGTTGTATATAAATTAAGATGGTACCTAAAAGATAAATACATCTAAAAGCTACAAAAGCTGAAAATCTCACAGTTGGGTCTAAAGAGATGCCTgaatggttaagagcagtttCTGAGCAGATTTCGTCACTCACACTGGGtggctctcacacacacacacaaacaaaacaaacaaacaaacaaacaaaaacaaaaacaaaaaaaaaacccacccatgGGTTCTGAAGGGATCTCCAAGGGGCTGGATCTGAAGACCCTCTCTGACTTCCATGGGTATcgtcacacacatgcatgtccacatacagagtcagttccaggctagccagagcacATAATGGGGCTCTTCAAAACAAATGGACAAACGAAACccaaaccacccccccccaccactAAGACATGGGCATGAGGAAATGATAGTGAATGTGACAACCATGATGAACTTGGCAAACAAGAACTTAGAGGCATCCCTTTTCACCTAGGTGATATATAGCATCTGTTCTTACTGCTGCTGCTAGTTTATATAGTTGGGCTCTTGTTACCctggaggggttggggagggggaaggacagGAGGTGCATAAGACTCAGAGTAATTTTTCTGTATGAGcagaatcaagagagaaaagtgtTTGATTGAGAACTTGGTTGAAGGATAGGTCAATTACATCAGAAGGGTAGGTGCTGACACAGTGGCCCTTTGATAGATCACAGTAAAATCTCTGAGACTTCCAAGTAACCATCTCATAGGTCACAGTACATGAGGCCTTCAAGAGGAGGCCCTG from Arvicanthis niloticus isolate mArvNil1 chromosome 27, mArvNil1.pat.X, whole genome shotgun sequence encodes the following:
- the LOC143439588 gene encoding large ribosomal subunit protein eL37-like, which gives rise to MMKGMPFFGNRCNKTHKSCRCCASKACHLRKSTRGKCGYPAKHKRKHNWSAEAKRRNTARTGRMRHLRIVHRRLRQGFHEGTTPKPKRAAVAASSSS